In the Dioscorea cayenensis subsp. rotundata cultivar TDr96_F1 unplaced genomic scaffold, TDr96_F1_v2_PseudoChromosome.rev07_lg8_w22 25.fasta BLBR01001667.1, whole genome shotgun sequence genome, one interval contains:
- the LOC120256822 gene encoding zinc-finger homeodomain protein 2-like: MDLSVVPYTDLADAAGTAASPAGSRRYRECMRNHAAAMGGQAYDGCGEFMPSGDDGSLEALKCAACGCHRNFHRREGAGAGPGDLPRPLLLYNPAWDPKKRSPPPQPTPGFPPFFPSPHPMPLSYHQIRPPSAPIGPDPSRDGSETPPRPTTAEDRRRDEASRKRFRTKFTIEQKEKMREFAERLGWRIQKHDDEALEEFCVEVGVKRHVLKVWMHNNKNALASHQATTNNHHHHHHHHHHSAADSPRNPSPNRETSTAPTPIQV; encoded by the coding sequence ATGGATTTAAGCGTCGTACCTTATACCGACCTCGCCGATGCCGCCGGCACCGCCGCCTCCCCCGCCGGTTCCAGACGCTACCGTGAGTGCATGCGCAACCATGCCGCCGCCATGGGTGGCCAAGCCTATGATGGCTGCGGCGAGTTCATGCCCAGCGGCGATGACGGTAGTCTCGAAGCACTCAAGTGCGCCGCCTGCGGTTGCCATCGCAACTTCCACCGTCGTGAAGGTGCCGGCGCCGGTCCCGGCGACCTACCTCGTCCTCTCCTTCTCTACAACCCAGCTTGGGACCCAAAGAAACGATCTCCACCTCCTCAACCTACTCCTGGCTTCCCTCCCTTCTTCCCTTCTCCTCACCCGATGCCACTCTCTTACCACCAGATCCGCCCTCCTTCCGCTCCGATCGGCCCCGATCCCAGCCGCGACGGGTCTGAAACTCCTCCACGACCCACCACCGCCGAGGATCGCCGGCGCGATGAAGCCAGTCGGAAGCGATTCAGAACCAAGTTCACCATAgagcaaaaagaaaagatgcgTGAATTTGCCGAGCGTCTTGGATGGCGAATCCAAAAGCACGATGACGAAGCTCTGGAGGAGTTCTGTGTGGAAGTCGGAGTGAAGCGTCACGTCCTCAAAGTTTGGATGCATAACAATAAGAACGCTTTGGCTTCACACCAAGCTACAACCAAtaaccaccatcatcaccaccaccaccaccatcactcCGCCGCCGACTCACCGCGCAATCCTAGCCCCAACCGTGAGACTTCCACGGCTCCAACTCCCATCCAAGTCTAA